In a single window of the Prochlorococcus marinus str. AS9601 genome:
- the pstB gene encoding phosphate ABC transporter ATP-binding protein PstB yields the protein MIKTNKKIPKNIILSLENVSISYGTFEAVRNVFCNFKKGNITSLIGPSGCGKSTVLRSLNRMNDLIPNCSLKGTVLFDGTNIYDKRVDPVEVRRRIGMVFQQPNPFPKSIYENIAFGARINGFTGDMDELVESSLRKAALWDECKDKLNDSGYSLSGGQQQRLCIARTIAIEPEIILMDEPCSALDPISTLKIEETMHELKKNCTIIIVTHNMQQALRVSDMTAFFNAIEYEDGDGGKVGYLAEFNSTKKIFNSPKEKTTQEYISGKFG from the coding sequence ATGATTAAAACTAATAAAAAAATACCAAAGAATATCATTTTGTCCCTTGAGAATGTTTCTATTAGCTATGGAACTTTTGAAGCTGTAAGAAATGTTTTTTGTAACTTTAAAAAAGGAAATATAACTTCTCTTATTGGCCCTTCAGGTTGTGGTAAATCAACGGTTCTGAGATCTTTAAACAGAATGAACGATTTAATCCCTAATTGTTCACTTAAAGGAACAGTGCTATTTGATGGAACTAATATTTACGATAAAAGAGTAGATCCAGTTGAAGTAAGAAGAAGAATTGGAATGGTTTTTCAGCAACCAAATCCTTTCCCGAAATCTATCTATGAAAATATTGCATTTGGGGCAAGAATTAATGGCTTTACTGGAGATATGGATGAATTAGTGGAAAGTTCACTTAGAAAAGCTGCCTTGTGGGACGAATGTAAGGACAAATTAAATGACAGTGGTTACTCTTTATCTGGCGGACAACAACAAAGACTATGTATAGCAAGAACCATCGCAATTGAACCTGAAATAATTCTCATGGATGAGCCATGTTCTGCATTAGATCCAATCTCTACTTTGAAAATAGAAGAGACTATGCATGAACTAAAGAAGAATTGCACAATAATAATCGTTACTCATAATATGCAACAGGCGTTAAGAGTTAGTGATATGACTGCATTTTTTAATGCTATTGAATATGAAGATGGTGATGGAGGGAAAGTAGGTTATCTTGCAGAATTTAATTCTACTAAGAAAATTTTTAATTCTCCCAAAGAAAAAACCACTCAGGAATACATCTCAGGTAAATTTGGTTGA
- the pstS gene encoding phosphate ABC transporter substrate-binding protein PstS has protein sequence MGIFKKTLIFSSAISLILSPSAIASKRLSGAGATFPSKIYTRWFFDLAKSGGPRVNYQAVGSGSGRKAFIDQTVNFGASDDPMKDSDIEKVSRGLVQIPMVGGTIAFGYNYDCDLKLTQEQAVRVAMGMVKNWKELGCKSGKLTWTHRSDGSGTTKAFTNSMEEFSPTWTLGTGKSVKWPAGVGAKGNSGVAGVIQNTPGAIGYVNQSYIKGNVKAAALQNYSGEFLKPSAEAGAKALNGITLDENLAGKNPNPTAKGAYPIASLTWILAYEKGNGRNTKAIKQAFNTLLSDEYQDKASSLGFIPLKGNILLKSRAAVEKIGS, from the coding sequence GTGGGCATTTTCAAAAAAACCCTTATTTTCTCTTCTGCAATTTCATTAATACTTTCTCCATCTGCAATAGCATCAAAAAGATTGAGCGGAGCAGGTGCTACATTTCCCTCGAAAATTTATACTAGGTGGTTTTTTGACTTAGCCAAATCTGGTGGACCAAGGGTTAACTACCAAGCAGTTGGTTCGGGCTCTGGAAGAAAAGCTTTTATAGACCAAACCGTAAACTTTGGTGCATCAGATGATCCTATGAAAGATTCTGATATAGAGAAAGTTAGTAGAGGACTTGTTCAAATACCTATGGTTGGTGGGACTATTGCTTTTGGTTATAACTATGATTGCGATTTGAAACTTACTCAAGAACAAGCAGTACGAGTTGCAATGGGTATGGTTAAAAACTGGAAAGAATTAGGCTGTAAATCAGGAAAGTTAACTTGGACACATCGTTCTGATGGTTCAGGAACTACTAAGGCTTTCACAAACTCTATGGAAGAATTTTCACCAACATGGACTTTAGGAACTGGTAAATCAGTTAAGTGGCCAGCAGGCGTTGGGGCAAAAGGTAATTCTGGTGTTGCAGGTGTAATTCAAAACACTCCAGGTGCAATTGGTTATGTTAACCAGTCTTATATAAAAGGTAATGTTAAAGCTGCTGCACTTCAAAATTATTCAGGGGAATTTCTAAAACCATCTGCAGAAGCAGGAGCTAAGGCTCTTAATGGTATTACTTTAGATGAAAATCTTGCGGGTAAAAATCCTAATCCAACAGCAAAAGGAGCGTACCCTATAGCTTCATTGACATGGATACTTGCTTACGAAAAAGGTAATGGTAGAAACACTAAAGCAATCAAACAAGCCTTTAATACATTGTTAAGTGATGAGTATCAAGATAAGGCTTCATCCCTTGGATTTATCCCCTTAAAAGGGAATATCCTTTTGAAATCAAGAGCTGCCGTTGAAAAAATAGGTAGTTAA
- a CDS encoding potassium channel family protein, producing MKLRLFEFYFIKDYLRPWFGLIYSLFFLFFLGAIGYRITEGWEWSDCLWMVLITITTIGFGEVQPLSPEGRIVTVLVIVGGLIFIQFTFQKAVRLFESGYFQRVNELRFKRLLRKMENHVILCGYGRVGQEISNQIKTQNIPIIVVESDEDRKKIAEENGLEVLCADATLDETLKLAGLEKCKSLVVTLPNDAANLYVVLSAKGIRGSIRVIARAGTEEAASKLRLAGASIVVSPYIAAGRAMASMALRPIAIDFLDLLAGSECEIEEFELSNDISLFETAEKRSLSELGIGKKSGAKILAIKENEKLFTNPGGNFILQPGQVLIAFGSKEQLNILNGLLGNLVVAVELLK from the coding sequence ATGAAGCTTAGATTATTTGAGTTCTATTTTATTAAAGACTATTTAAGGCCTTGGTTTGGTCTTATTTATTCTTTATTCTTTTTGTTTTTTTTAGGTGCAATTGGCTACCGAATAACAGAGGGATGGGAATGGAGTGATTGCTTATGGATGGTTCTGATCACTATAACCACTATTGGTTTTGGAGAAGTTCAACCTTTAAGTCCTGAAGGCAGGATAGTAACTGTTTTAGTAATCGTTGGCGGATTGATCTTTATTCAATTTACCTTTCAAAAAGCTGTTAGATTATTCGAATCCGGCTATTTTCAAAGAGTAAACGAATTACGTTTTAAAAGACTTCTTAGAAAAATGGAAAATCATGTAATTTTGTGCGGATATGGGAGGGTTGGTCAGGAAATATCTAACCAAATAAAGACGCAAAATATTCCAATTATTGTTGTTGAGAGCGACGAAGATAGAAAAAAGATTGCTGAAGAAAATGGTTTAGAAGTTCTTTGTGCTGATGCAACTCTTGATGAGACGTTAAAACTGGCAGGATTAGAAAAATGCAAAAGTTTGGTCGTTACCCTACCTAATGATGCTGCAAATTTATATGTGGTTTTAAGTGCTAAAGGGATAAGAGGTTCTATAAGAGTAATTGCAAGAGCTGGAACTGAAGAAGCTGCAAGTAAGTTGAGATTAGCTGGTGCAAGTATAGTTGTAAGTCCTTATATTGCTGCAGGAAGAGCAATGGCTTCAATGGCTTTAAGACCAATCGCGATTGACTTTCTTGATCTGCTTGCAGGAAGTGAATGTGAGATTGAAGAATTTGAATTAAGTAATGATATTAGTCTTTTTGAAACAGCAGAGAAAAGATCACTCTCTGAACTTGGAATAGGGAAAAAGAGCGGTGCAAAAATATTGGCTATCAAAGAAAATGAAAAATTGTTCACTAATCCTGGAGGTAACTTTATACTTCAGCCAGGTCAGGTATTAATAGCATTTGGTAGTAAAGAACAACTAAATATTTTGAACGGATTATTAGGAAATCTTGTAGTAGCAGTAGAGCTATTGAAATAG
- the pstC gene encoding phosphate ABC transporter permease subunit PstC has product MEEKLTLFKNRKRFGIEKNIDIIFKNTALVLSSFVAIILLGIILVVFFQSFESFSRYGLKFLVTSEWNPVKDEYGAFTAIYGTLVTSFLSLLITIPLGVGTAIFITEDFVPKVVREIIGSFVELLAAIPSVVLGLWAIFVMEPFFRAFFVFLHNFFGWIPLFSTEPTGRNSLLAIMILVVMLLPIVTSIARDSLNQVPKKLRNAAYGIGASRWKTIFSVILPAALSGIMAGVLLALGRAMGETMAVTMIIGNSNAFSWSLLSPGYTISSMLANQFGEADGSQVSSLFYAAFVLMILSLVVNIFAQWLVKKFSLKY; this is encoded by the coding sequence ATGGAAGAGAAATTAACTCTTTTCAAGAATCGTAAAAGATTCGGTATCGAAAAAAATATAGATATTATCTTCAAGAATACTGCCCTAGTCTTGTCTAGTTTCGTAGCAATAATACTTTTAGGAATAATTTTAGTAGTCTTTTTTCAGTCATTTGAATCTTTTTCAAGGTATGGCTTGAAGTTTTTAGTAACCTCTGAATGGAATCCAGTAAAAGATGAATACGGAGCTTTTACTGCGATATATGGCACATTAGTAACTTCATTTCTTTCGTTATTAATAACTATCCCTTTGGGCGTTGGAACTGCAATATTTATTACCGAAGACTTTGTCCCGAAAGTTGTAAGAGAAATAATAGGTTCCTTTGTCGAATTATTAGCAGCTATTCCATCAGTTGTATTGGGACTTTGGGCAATATTTGTTATGGAACCTTTTTTTAGAGCCTTTTTTGTCTTTTTACATAATTTCTTTGGTTGGATACCTTTATTCAGTACAGAACCTACAGGTAGGAATTCTTTGTTAGCAATAATGATTTTAGTAGTTATGCTTTTGCCTATAGTGACCTCCATTGCAAGAGATTCTCTTAATCAAGTACCTAAAAAGTTAAGAAATGCAGCTTATGGAATTGGAGCAAGTAGATGGAAAACAATATTTTCAGTAATTTTGCCGGCAGCATTATCAGGAATTATGGCAGGTGTTCTATTGGCTTTAGGCAGAGCAATGGGTGAAACCATGGCTGTCACAATGATTATTGGAAATTCGAATGCATTTAGTTGGTCTCTATTATCCCCCGGTTATACCATTTCTTCCATGCTCGCGAACCAGTTTGGTGAGGCTGATGGAAGTCAGGTTTCATCACTATTTTATGCGGCTTTTGTACTTATGATCCTTTCTTTGGTAGTAAATATCTTTGCGCAGTGGCTAGTTAAGAAATTTAGTCTCAAATATTAG
- the pstA gene encoding phosphate ABC transporter permease PstA encodes MNSLYYQKRLSRNIGDKFFTSLSVICALIAVLPLIFLVTYILIKGGSQITPELFTLEPNPPGDDLDAGGINPALIGTLIITTIASIIAIPVGVGGGIYLAEYSKGGAFSRFIRFGVNVLAGVPSIIAGVFIYALIVSTKILFGSMYSGLAGGMALSILMLPTVIKTTDEGLKLVPNELRYASLGVGASMYTTILKVTLPSAFRSIATGVVLGIARAAGETAPLIFTALFSYYYITGFGDLFYEMGSLAVLIYNFALEPYDAQNKLAWAASFILVLSILSVNIFSRILAAFTEKTKRV; translated from the coding sequence ATGAATTCACTCTATTACCAGAAAAGATTATCAAGAAATATAGGAGATAAATTCTTTACTTCTTTATCAGTAATTTGCGCATTGATCGCAGTACTCCCTTTGATTTTTCTGGTGACTTATATTCTCATCAAAGGTGGATCCCAAATTACACCAGAACTATTTACTTTAGAACCAAATCCCCCTGGAGATGATTTAGATGCAGGTGGTATTAATCCTGCATTGATCGGGACATTAATAATTACAACCATTGCTTCAATTATTGCTATACCAGTAGGTGTCGGAGGAGGCATATATCTAGCGGAATATTCTAAAGGCGGTGCTTTTTCAAGATTTATTAGATTTGGAGTTAATGTTCTGGCGGGAGTCCCTTCAATTATTGCTGGAGTATTTATTTATGCCTTAATTGTTTCAACAAAAATTTTGTTTGGAAGTATGTATAGCGGTTTGGCAGGAGGTATGGCTCTTTCAATATTGATGTTGCCTACAGTTATAAAAACTACTGATGAAGGTTTAAAGTTGGTTCCTAATGAATTGCGATATGCGTCTCTTGGAGTTGGAGCAAGTATGTATACAACTATATTGAAAGTTACTTTGCCCTCTGCCTTTAGGTCTATTGCTACTGGCGTTGTACTTGGAATCGCAAGAGCTGCAGGTGAAACAGCACCTTTGATATTTACGGCTTTATTCTCTTACTACTACATAACAGGCTTTGGGGACTTGTTTTATGAGATGGGTTCCTTGGCTGTATTGATATATAACTTTGCCCTTGAACCTTATGATGCTCAAAATAAATTAGCATGGGCAGCTTCCTTTATTCTTGTTTTGTCGATACTATCAGTAAATATATTTTCAAGGATATTGGCCGCTTTTACAGAGAAAACTAAGAGAGTATAA
- a CDS encoding DUF1499 domain-containing protein, with protein MVSSIQGLAPITNPLNSVLVEKKLINVDQKFIQLVSLAEGLPRTEVIESGRNYWRGVCRSLIFRFPDDLEILKLDVRSYVDRSKGIIQIRSAARLGQSDLGVNLRRVEYLFNQLEKF; from the coding sequence ATGGTTTCCTCCATCCAAGGTCTTGCTCCAATAACTAATCCATTAAATAGTGTCTTAGTGGAAAAGAAGCTAATAAATGTTGATCAAAAGTTTATTCAACTTGTTTCTCTGGCAGAAGGGTTACCTCGTACAGAAGTTATTGAAAGTGGTAGAAATTATTGGAGGGGTGTTTGTAGAAGCTTAATTTTTAGATTTCCAGATGACCTCGAAATTTTAAAGCTTGATGTGAGAAGTTATGTAGATAGATCTAAAGGAATTATTCAGATAAGATCTGCAGCAAGATTAGGGCAATCAGATTTAGGCGTTAATCTAAGAAGAGTGGAATACTTGTTTAATCAATTGGAGAAATTTTAA
- a CDS encoding DUF3303 domain-containing protein, producing MQRYLISYEFTDGEDQEEGAEMLINWYESGGPQNRPENYEVHSWIFMVQNGIGHSVVSADSLETIWKQWHPWRRLMDISIQPCMDLDETVGLFKKQKMNTRIV from the coding sequence ATGCAAAGGTATTTGATTTCCTACGAATTTACAGATGGCGAGGATCAAGAAGAAGGGGCAGAAATGCTAATTAATTGGTACGAATCAGGTGGTCCCCAAAACAGACCTGAAAACTATGAGGTTCATTCTTGGATTTTTATGGTTCAAAATGGGATTGGACATTCTGTAGTAAGTGCAGATTCTCTTGAGACAATTTGGAAGCAATGGCATCCCTGGAGAAGGTTAATGGATATAAGTATTCAGCCGTGTATGGATCTTGATGAGACAGTCGGATTATTCAAAAAACAAAAAATGAATACAAGGATAGTCTAA